The Lucilia cuprina isolate Lc7/37 chromosome 5, ASM2204524v1, whole genome shotgun sequence genome includes a window with the following:
- the LOC111676808 gene encoding serine protease 1-like, whose product MKVFGVLALTLACVSAASIPETPVFLKDLKGTKVTQGRIINGSPAHPGLFPYQVGLALEDGLGPFWCGGSLIGKEWVLTAAHCTNNVISIVVYLGSTERTVAEVTYNLDSSSIVQHPNFDPTTLSNDISLIRIPEVTYSKLIQPVKLPAMSNSYPSFVGSYALGTGWGADRDYGWPVETLSFAYFQVISNAECSQTYGSLINSGTLCVSTTTGYSICQGDSGGPLVLDSTKELIGVTSFTSALGCEAGSPAGFARVTTYLDWIKSNTGISY is encoded by the exons ATGAAAGTATTTGGTGTGCTAGCATTAACATTGGCTTGCGTTTCAGCAGCCTCCATACCTGAAACTCCAGTatttcttaaagatttaaaaGGCACAAAAGTTACTCAAGGTCGAATTATTAATGGAAGTCCTGCTCACCCCGGTCTATTCCCTTATCAAGTTGGTCTAGCACTTGAAGATGGATTGGGACCATTTTGGTGTGGTGGTTCTTTAATTGGTAAAGAATGGGTCTTGACTGCTGCCCATTGTACAAATAATGTGATTTCTATAGTCGTATATTTGGGAAGCACTGAACGTACAGTTGCTGAAGTCACTTATAATCTTGACTCCAGTTCTATTGTTCAACATCCCAACTTCGATCCCACTACTTTGTCCAATGATATCTCTTTAATTAGAATTCCTGAAGTTACCTACAGCAAATTAATTCAACCTGTTAAACTACCAGCCATGTCCAACTCATATCCATCTTTTGTGGGTAGTTACGCTCTCGGAACTGGTTGGGGTGCTGATCGTGACT atgGATGGCCTGTAGAAACATTGAGCTTTGCTTATTTCCAAGTCATTAGTAATGCTGAGTGTTCTCAAACTTATGGCTCACTTATCAACAGTGGAACACTTTGTGTTTCGACCACCACCGGTTACTCTATTTGCCAGGGTGACTCGGGCGGCCCATTGGTTTTGGACTCTACAAAGGAACTTATTGGTGTTACATCTTTCACATCAGCTCTTGGTTGCGAAGCTGGTTCACCAGCTGGTTTTGCTCGTGTCACCACTTACTTGGACTGGATTAAGTCCAACACTGGCATTTCCtactaa
- the LOC111676829 gene encoding collagenase-like: MKVLVVFALTLACVSAASLPATPAFFKDIKRPENRIVNGSPAHPGLFPYQVGLSLHIEYGSFWCGGSLIGKEWVLTAAHCTYDVLNAIVYLGSTTRTVAEVTYNVDRSDIFTHSGFNLQTYENDVALIRIPAVAYSKLIQPVKLPAISASYPTFAGTWGTASGWGNDNDYGTTVATLNFAHLLIITNAECAKTYGDVVVNSGTLCVSTSGGSSTCQGDSGGPLVSGNTKELLGVTSFGSALGCEAGYPVGFARVTHFLEWIKDHTGIYY; encoded by the exons ATGAAAGTCTTGGTAGTATTTGCATTGACATTGGCTTGCGTTTCGGCAGCCAGCTTACCAGCAACTCCTGCTTTCTTTAAGGACATAAAACGTCCCGAAAATCGTATTGTTAATGGTAGTCCTGCACATCCCGGTCTATTCCCCTACCAAGTTGGCTTATCACTTCACATTGAATACGGTTCATTTTGGTGTGGTGGTTCTTTAATTGGCAAAGAATGGGTGTTAACTGCTGCTCACTGCACATATGATGTACTGAATGCAATTGTATATTTGGGCAGCACTACTCGCACTGTGGCGGAAGTCACTTACAATGTTGACCGCAGCGATATTTTCACACATAGCGGTTTTAATCTTCAAACTTATGAAAATGATGTCGCTTTAATTAGAATTCCCGCAGTTGCCTATAGCAAATTAATTCAACCTGTTAAGCTACCCGCTATTTCTGCTTCATATCCAACCTTTGCTGGTACTTGGGGTACCGCCTCCGGTTGGGGCAACGATAATGATT ACGGTACTACTGTAGCAACCTTGAATTTCGCTCATCTTTTGATTATTACTAATGCCGAATGTGCTAAAACTTATGGTGATGTGGTGGTTAATAGCGGTACACTTTGTGTTTCGACTTCTGGCGGTAGTTCTACTTGCCAAGGTGATTCTGGTGGTCCATTAGTTTCGGGCAATACTAAAGAACTTCTTGGTGTAACATCATTTGGTTCGGCACTTGGTTGCGAAGCTGGCTATCCAGTTGGTTTTGCTCGTGTCACTCATTTCTTGGAATGGATTAAAGACCACACAGGCATATACTACTaa
- the LOC111676821 gene encoding collagenase-like — protein MNVLVVLALALSYVSAASIPESPVFPKDLKGAKVIEERITNGYEAYPGLFPYQVGLTLSLGQYGSMWCGGSLIGKTWVLTAAHCTDRVLSATVYLGSTERTVAQVTFNVDSTSFIQHAGYNPITLNNDISLIRIPEVTYSDEIQPVKLPAISETYSNYANTWATASGWGLDENNASVSNLKYAQFLVITNAECAKTYGSMITNNILCVATPSGTSTCSGDSGGPLVSDFTKELIGVTSFVSRAGCQYGAAAGFARVTTYLEWIRAYTGISY, from the exons ATGAATGTATTAGTAGTATTGGCATTAGCATTATCTTACGTTTCGGCGGCCTCTATACCAGAATCTCCTGTTTTCCCCAAGGACTTGAAAGGTGCTAAAGTTATTGAGGAACGTATTACTAATGGATATGAGGCTTATCCTGGTCTATTTCCATACCAAGTTGGCTTGACATTATCACTTGGTCAATATGGATCGATGTGGTGTGGTGGTTCTTTGATTGGCAAAACATGGGTGTTAACTGCTGCTCACTGCACTGATCGTGTATTGTCTGCTACCGTGTATTTGGGAAGTACTGAACGTACTGTTGCTCAAGTTACTTTTAATGTCGACTCCACCTCCTTCATCCAACACGCTGGCTACAATCCTATAACTTTGAATAATGATATCTCTTTGATAAGAATTCCTGAAGTTACTTATTCCGATGAAATTCAACCTGTTAAGCTACCCGCTATTTCCGAAACCTACTCAAACTATGCTAATACTTGGGCCACCGCATCCGGTTGGGGACTTGATGAGA ACAATGCAAGCGTATCGAACCTGAAATATGCCCAATTTCTGGTCATAACTAATGCTGAGTGTGCTAAAACCTATGGATCAATGATCACTAACAATATCCTTTGCGTTGCCACTCCTAGTGGTACTTCTACATGCAGCGGTGATTCTGGTGGCCCATTAGTATCAGATTTTACAAAAGAACTCATTGGTGTTACATCTTTTGTTTCCCGAGCTGGTTGCCAATATGGTGCCGCAGCTGGATTCGCCCGTGTAACCACTTACTTGGAATGGATTAGAGCTTACACTGGCATTTCAtattaa
- the LOC111676819 gene encoding serine protease 1-like produces MKVFVVLALALACVSAASIPETAVFLKDLKADNVIEGRITNGHEASPGQFPYQAGLSLNGDYGSFWCGGSLIGKEWVLTAAHCTDGVRSITVYLGSTSRAVAKITYSVDYNSIFQHRDYDPFTFNNDITLIKIPAVTFTDEIQPIRLPAISETYPTYDGTWPTASGWGKIEDAGWVVWGLKYVQLEVISNAECAQTYGPMITDAILCVSTPDGTSTCQGDSGGPLALGSELIGVTSFVSSGGCESGYPSGFARVTTYLEWIKSLTGISY; encoded by the exons ATGAAAGTATTTGTGGTGTTAGCATTAGCGTTGGCTTGCGTTTCAGCAGCCTCAATTCCGGAAACTGCAGTTTTTCTAAAAGACTTAAAAGCCGATAATGTTATCGAAGGTCGTATAACTAATGGACATGAAGCTTCTCCGGGACAATTTCCTTACCAAGCTGGATTATCACTTAATGGAGACTATGGCTCATTTTGGTGCGGTGGTTCTTTAATTGGCAAAGAATGGGTGTTGACTGCTGCTCATTGTACGGATGGAGTTAGATCTATTACCGTATATTTGGGAAGCACTTCTCGTGCTGTTGCCAAAATTACTTACTCCGTTGATTATAATTCCATTTTTCAACATAGAGACTATGATCCTTTTACTTTCAACAATGATATTACTTTAATCAAAATTCCTGCAGTGACCTTTACCGATGAAATTCAACCCATTAGGCTACCAGCTATTTCTGAAACATATCCAACTTATGATGGTACATGGCCCACCGCCTCCGGTTGGGGTAAAATTGAAGATG CTGGATGGGTTGTATGGGGATTGAAATATGTTCAACTTGAAGTCATTAGTAATGCTGAGTGTGCTCAGACCTATGGTCCTATGATTACAGACGCAATACTTTGCGTTTCAACTCCTGACGGCACTTCCACTTGCCAGGGTGATTCTGGTGGTCCTTTAGCTTTGGGCTCTGAGCTTATTGGTGTAACATCTTTTGTTTCATCCGGTGGCTGCGAATCTGGATATCCATCTGGATTTGCTCGTGTAACCACTTACTTAGAATGGATCAAGTCCCTCACAGGCATTTCATATTAA